A window of the Pseudomonas sp. B21_DOA genome harbors these coding sequences:
- a CDS encoding alpha/beta fold hydrolase, whose protein sequence is MFKRLFSVAAALAALLLGAGSWAAGRCDVNVPTEHAELAQVSLAYQSIGRASDPALLLVMGLGGQLIHWPDEVVVALCQQGFRVIRYDNRDVGLSTWRQAPVEANLTFEVLRYKLGLPVSAPYSLTDMADDALGLMTALRVEQFHVLGASMGGMIAQHMAAMAPQRVESLTLIMTTSGAEGLPAPSAALVQLLSRRGAPNREVALEQQADLLAALGSPAVTDDRQVLLQQAAASYDRAFNPEGVKRQIMAILAEPSRVALLNQLRVPTLVVHGTADPLLPVMHGVHLAAHIQGSQLKLIPGLAHRFQEAFKEPLLAAVLPYLQAHREDTSHWAQVDPAVRNNLL, encoded by the coding sequence ATGTTCAAGAGATTGTTTTCAGTCGCGGCCGCGTTGGCCGCGCTTTTGTTAGGGGCCGGCTCGTGGGCAGCCGGGCGCTGTGATGTCAACGTGCCGACCGAGCACGCCGAGCTTGCGCAGGTCAGTCTTGCCTATCAGAGTATCGGCCGCGCGTCGGATCCGGCGCTGTTGCTGGTCATGGGCCTGGGTGGGCAGCTCATTCACTGGCCGGACGAAGTGGTGGTCGCGCTGTGCCAGCAGGGTTTCCGGGTGATCCGCTATGACAACCGCGACGTCGGCCTGTCCACTTGGCGGCAGGCGCCGGTCGAAGCCAATCTGACTTTCGAAGTGCTGCGTTACAAGCTCGGTCTGCCGGTTTCGGCACCGTACAGCCTGACTGACATGGCCGACGATGCGCTGGGTTTGATGACGGCGCTGAGGGTTGAGCAATTCCACGTGCTCGGCGCGAGCATGGGCGGGATGATCGCCCAGCACATGGCGGCGATGGCGCCGCAGCGGGTGGAAAGCCTGACGTTGATCATGACCACTTCCGGTGCTGAAGGCCTGCCGGCACCAAGTGCGGCCTTGGTGCAATTGCTCTCGCGCCGTGGCGCGCCGAACCGCGAAGTGGCGCTGGAGCAACAGGCCGATCTGCTCGCGGCACTGGGCAGCCCGGCGGTGACCGATGATCGTCAGGTCTTGCTGCAACAGGCGGCGGCGTCCTACGATCGCGCGTTCAACCCCGAAGGCGTCAAGCGCCAGATCATGGCGATCCTCGCCGAGCCAAGTCGGGTGGCGTTGCTCAATCAGTTGCGCGTACCGACGCTGGTGGTGCATGGCACGGCCGATCCGCTGTTGCCGGTGATGCACGGCGTACATCTGGCGGCGCACATTCAGGGCAGTCAGTTGAAACTGATTCCGGGACTGGCGCATCGCTTTCAGGAGGCGTTCAAGGAGCCGTTGCTGGCGGCGGTGCTCCCGTATTTGCAGGCGCATCGCGAGGACACTTCGCATTGGGCGCAGGTTGATCCAGCCGTGCGGAACAATTTGCTGTAA
- the metR gene encoding transcriptional regulator MetR, with protein MLEIRHLKTLHALREADSLVDAADRLHLTQSALSHQFKELEERMGMQLFVRKTKPVRFTSAGLRLLQLADATLPLLRAAERDIGRLAGGTAGRLHMAIECHSCFQWLMPTIDQFRDAWPEVELDLASGFAFAPLPALARGDLDLVVTSDPLDIAGITYVPLFTYEAMLAVANQHALASKPYIVPEDLLTETLITYPVERDRLDIFTRFLEPADIEPAQVRTSELTVMMMQLVASGRGVCGMPHWALHEYSSRGYVKGKRLGEKGLFATLYAAIRTDMLDAPYMRDFLLTAKDTSFSTLDGVSAVR; from the coding sequence GTGCTTGAAATCCGACATCTGAAAACCCTGCATGCCCTGCGCGAGGCCGACAGCCTGGTGGACGCCGCTGACCGCCTGCATCTGACGCAATCCGCTCTGTCGCATCAATTCAAGGAGCTGGAAGAGCGCATGGGCATGCAGTTGTTCGTGCGCAAGACCAAACCGGTGCGCTTCACCAGCGCCGGTCTGCGTCTGCTGCAACTGGCCGACGCCACCCTGCCGCTGTTGCGCGCCGCTGAACGGGACATCGGTCGTCTGGCCGGTGGCACCGCCGGGCGTCTGCACATGGCGATCGAATGCCACAGCTGCTTCCAGTGGTTGATGCCGACCATTGACCAGTTCCGCGATGCCTGGCCGGAAGTCGAGCTGGACCTGGCTTCGGGTTTCGCTTTCGCCCCGCTGCCAGCACTGGCCCGTGGTGATCTGGATCTGGTGGTGACTTCCGATCCGCTGGACATCGCCGGCATCACTTACGTGCCGCTGTTCACTTACGAAGCCATGCTCGCGGTGGCCAACCAGCATGCACTGGCGAGCAAGCCGTATATCGTTCCTGAAGACTTGTTGACGGAAACGCTGATCACCTACCCGGTAGAGCGCGATCGCCTGGACATTTTTACCCGCTTTCTCGAGCCCGCGGACATTGAACCGGCGCAGGTGCGCACTTCCGAGCTGACGGTGATGATGATGCAGTTGGTCGCCAGCGGCCGTGGCGTCTGCGGCATGCCGCACTGGGCGCTGCATGAGTACAGCTCGCGCGGCTATGTGAAGGGCAAACGGCTGGGGGAGAAAGGCTTGTTCGCGACGCTGTATGCGGCAATTCGCACCGACATGCTCGATGCGCCGTACATGCGCGATTTCCTCCTGACGGCGAAGGACACATCGTTCTCGACCCTCGATGGGGTCAGTGCCGTACGCTGA
- a CDS encoding GNAT family N-acetyltransferase has protein sequence MWIERLDASHALAYRELMLEAYDRHPQAFTSSVRERAVMPLSWWEARLTSKLDVVLGAFDAAALAGIVGLAFEPREKARHKATLFGMYVSADFRRRGLGFDLVQAALAEAQKHPALKLLQLTVTAGNGAAFQLYQRCGFIQYGLEPLAVRVGEDYFDKIHMWREL, from the coding sequence ATGTGGATCGAACGGCTGGATGCCAGCCACGCCCTGGCTTACCGAGAACTCATGCTTGAAGCCTATGACCGGCATCCGCAGGCCTTCACTTCCAGCGTGCGCGAACGCGCGGTGATGCCGTTGAGCTGGTGGGAGGCGCGGCTGACCAGCAAACTCGATGTGGTGTTGGGAGCATTCGATGCCGCGGCATTGGCCGGGATTGTCGGCCTGGCTTTCGAACCGCGCGAGAAGGCACGACACAAGGCCACGCTGTTCGGCATGTATGTCTCTGCGGATTTTCGTCGCCGGGGGCTGGGCTTTGATCTGGTGCAGGCGGCATTGGCCGAAGCGCAAAAGCATCCGGCGCTGAAACTGCTGCAGCTCACCGTCACCGCCGGCAATGGCGCGGCTTTTCAGTTGTACCAGCGTTGCGGCTTCATTCAGTACGGCCTCGAACCGCTCGCCGTGCGGGTGGGCGAAGACTACTTCGACAAGATCCACATGTGGCGCGAACTCTGA
- a CDS encoding LysE family translocator — protein MIPLQDLLIFAAAALLMVLTPGPNMIYLISRSICQGRRAGVTSLLGVVGGFFVHMFAAAAGLTAVFLAVPMAYEVLKWAGALYLLWLAWQALKPGARSPFEAQQLPPDSSRKLITMGFLTSALNPKIAVFYLSVFPQFISPEHGSVFTQSIILGLTQISVSFSVNLLIALFAAGIASWFVRNPTWLALQRYFMGLVLGGLAVRLMLEQRRTA, from the coding sequence ATGATCCCGCTGCAAGACTTGCTGATATTCGCCGCCGCCGCATTGCTTATGGTGCTGACGCCGGGGCCGAACATGATTTACCTGATCTCGCGTTCGATCTGTCAGGGACGTCGCGCGGGGGTGACTTCGTTGCTTGGCGTGGTCGGCGGGTTCTTCGTGCATATGTTCGCGGCAGCGGCCGGTCTGACGGCGGTGTTTCTCGCCGTGCCGATGGCTTATGAAGTGTTGAAATGGGCCGGCGCGTTGTACCTGCTGTGGCTGGCCTGGCAAGCGCTGAAACCCGGCGCACGTTCGCCGTTCGAAGCTCAGCAATTGCCGCCGGACTCGTCGCGCAAACTGATCACCATGGGCTTTCTCACCAGTGCGCTGAACCCGAAAATCGCCGTGTTCTATCTGTCGGTTTTTCCGCAATTCATCAGCCCGGAACATGGCTCGGTTTTCACCCAGAGCATCATTCTCGGCCTGACGCAGATCAGCGTCAGTTTCAGCGTCAATCTGTTGATCGCGCTGTTCGCCGCAGGCATCGCCTCGTGGTTTGTGCGCAACCCGACCTGGCTGGCGCTGCAACGGTATTTCATGGGCCTGGTCCTCGGCGGCCTCGCAGTGCGGTTGATGCTCGAACAGCGGCGGACCGCCTGA
- a CDS encoding NUDIX domain-containing protein, whose amino-acid sequence MSTIHIAAALLLNAQGQTLLVRKRGTTAFMQPGGKIEAHELPVRALARELEEELGLQIDPAQAIFLNSFSAPAANEPGFIVHAEIFQLTIDTDVCPAAEIEEVIWVDPATDPALELAPLTREHILPFYRRSLTALA is encoded by the coding sequence ATGTCGACCATTCATATCGCCGCCGCGCTGCTGCTCAACGCCCAAGGCCAGACCCTCCTGGTGCGCAAGCGCGGCACCACCGCCTTCATGCAACCGGGTGGCAAGATCGAAGCCCACGAATTGCCAGTGCGCGCGTTGGCCCGTGAGCTGGAAGAAGAGTTGGGGCTGCAGATCGACCCGGCGCAGGCGATTTTCCTCAACAGCTTTTCCGCCCCCGCCGCGAACGAGCCAGGCTTCATCGTCCATGCGGAAATCTTTCAACTGACCATCGACACTGACGTCTGCCCGGCGGCGGAAATCGAAGAGGTCATCTGGGTCGATCCGGCCACTGACCCGGCGCTCGAGCTGGCGCCATTGACACGCGAGCACATCCTGCCGTTTTATCGCCGTTCACTGACTGCACTCGCCTGA
- a CDS encoding LuxR C-terminal-related transcriptional regulator → MTLSLNDITWHRAVGQLIDALDKPNFWAQLLRLLEQYVAFDSWVVLLFSADQHPQVFAECPGEDGSPDPLFQDYLRGLYLLDPFYIACREQSRTGLYRLSEVAPEHFELTEYYQRYFRLNVVADEIQFNCQLEGERTLCLSLGSEKRFTGEQIALLSLIQPWVLGLLRQRLPYEINETVALAVAPAQADWRVQLEASVQQLKGAQLTARELDVGRLMLSGCSSKEIARKLEISVETVKVHKKHMYSKLGIKSQSELFSIFLQAQNA, encoded by the coding sequence ATGACACTTTCGTTGAATGACATCACTTGGCACCGCGCCGTCGGGCAACTGATCGACGCGCTCGACAAGCCGAATTTCTGGGCGCAACTGCTGCGTTTGCTCGAGCAGTACGTAGCGTTCGATAGCTGGGTGGTGCTGCTGTTCAGCGCCGATCAGCACCCGCAGGTCTTCGCCGAATGCCCCGGCGAGGACGGCAGCCCGGACCCGCTGTTCCAGGATTATCTACGCGGTCTGTACCTGCTTGACCCGTTTTACATCGCCTGCCGCGAGCAGTCGCGCACCGGCCTGTATCGCCTCTCGGAAGTCGCGCCGGAGCATTTCGAGCTGACCGAGTACTACCAGCGATACTTTCGTCTGAATGTGGTGGCCGACGAAATCCAGTTCAATTGCCAGCTCGAAGGCGAGCGCACGCTGTGCCTGTCGCTGGGCAGTGAAAAACGTTTCACTGGAGAGCAGATCGCTTTGCTGTCTTTGATTCAACCATGGGTGCTCGGCCTGTTGCGCCAACGTCTGCCGTACGAAATCAACGAAACCGTGGCCCTCGCCGTCGCACCTGCGCAGGCAGACTGGCGGGTGCAACTGGAAGCGTCGGTGCAACAGCTCAAAGGCGCACAACTGACCGCGCGGGAACTGGATGTGGGGCGCTTGATGCTCAGCGGTTGTTCGAGCAAAGAAATCGCCCGTAAGCTGGAAATCTCCGTGGAAACCGTGAAAGTCCATAAGAAACACATGTACAGCAAGCTGGGGATCAAATCCCAGTCCGAGCTGTTTTCGATTTTTCTACAGGCGCAGAACGCCTGA
- a CDS encoding FMN-binding glutamate synthase family protein, producing MSLSLLSRYAFFAVCVIFTLASLPFLEHDWLWPITAVTAVLSLLGVFDLLQTRHAVRRNYPILGNIRYLVEGIRPEIRQYLLESDSDALPFSRAQRSLVYSRAKNETADKPFGTLIDVYQSGFEFIGHSMRPAPLSDPTGFRVTVGGPQCTQPYSASIFNISAMSFGSLSANAIRALNQGAKLGNFAHDTGEGSISPYHREHGGDLTWELGSGYFGCRTSDGRFDPERFAVQAQNPQVRMIEIKMSQGAKPGHGGILPKHKVTKEIAETRGILMGEDCVSPSRHSAFSTPIEMMQFIQQLRELSGGKPVGFKFCLGHPWEFMGIAKAMLETGILPDFIVVDGKEGGTGAAPVEFTDHIGVPMREGLLFVHNTLVGLNLRDKIKLGASGKIVSAFDIASVLAIGADWANSARGFMFAIGCIQSQSCHTNKCPTGVATQDALRQRALVVPDKAQRVYNFHRSTLKALAEMLAAAGLDHPSQLSAKHLVRRMSATEIKLFSQLHVFLKPGELLTGEVNGEFYSRMWQMARADSFEPQEVVAA from the coding sequence ATGAGCCTGTCGCTGCTGAGCCGCTACGCCTTCTTTGCCGTCTGTGTGATTTTCACTCTCGCCAGCCTGCCCTTCCTCGAACATGACTGGCTGTGGCCGATCACCGCCGTCACCGCGGTGCTGAGCCTGCTCGGCGTGTTTGACCTGCTGCAGACGCGCCATGCAGTGCGCCGCAATTATCCGATTCTGGGCAATATCCGTTATCTGGTCGAAGGTATCCGCCCGGAGATTCGCCAGTACCTGCTCGAATCCGACAGTGATGCCCTGCCCTTCTCCCGCGCCCAGCGTTCGCTGGTGTACTCGCGCGCGAAAAACGAAACCGCCGACAAACCGTTTGGCACGCTGATCGACGTCTATCAGTCCGGCTTCGAATTCATCGGCCACTCGATGCGCCCGGCGCCGTTGAGTGACCCGACCGGTTTCCGTGTCACTGTCGGCGGGCCGCAGTGCACGCAGCCATACTCGGCGTCGATCTTCAATATCTCGGCGATGAGCTTCGGCTCACTCAGCGCCAATGCCATCCGCGCCTTGAATCAGGGTGCCAAGCTTGGCAACTTCGCCCACGACACCGGTGAAGGCAGCATCAGCCCGTATCACCGCGAGCACGGCGGCGACCTGACCTGGGAACTGGGCAGCGGCTACTTCGGCTGTCGCACCAGCGACGGCCGTTTCGACCCGGAGCGCTTCGCCGTGCAGGCACAGAACCCGCAAGTGCGCATGATCGAAATCAAGATGAGCCAGGGCGCCAAACCCGGCCACGGCGGTATCCTGCCCAAGCACAAGGTCACCAAAGAAATCGCAGAGACCCGCGGCATCCTGATGGGCGAGGACTGCGTTTCGCCGTCGCGCCACAGTGCGTTTTCCACGCCGATCGAAATGATGCAGTTCATCCAGCAACTGCGTGAGCTGTCCGGTGGCAAACCGGTGGGCTTCAAGTTCTGCCTCGGCCATCCGTGGGAATTCATGGGGATCGCCAAGGCCATGCTGGAAACCGGCATTCTTCCGGACTTCATCGTCGTTGATGGCAAGGAAGGCGGCACTGGCGCGGCGCCGGTCGAGTTCACCGACCACATCGGTGTACCGATGCGCGAGGGCCTGCTGTTCGTCCATAACACGCTGGTCGGCCTCAACCTGCGCGACAAGATCAAACTCGGCGCCAGCGGCAAGATCGTCAGCGCCTTCGACATCGCCAGCGTGTTGGCCATCGGCGCTGACTGGGCCAACTCCGCACGCGGCTTCATGTTCGCCATTGGCTGCATCCAATCGCAAAGCTGCCACACCAACAAATGCCCGACCGGCGTCGCCACTCAGGACGCCCTGCGCCAACGCGCCTTGGTGGTGCCGGACAAAGCCCAGCGCGTCTACAACTTCCATCGCAGCACACTCAAAGCGCTGGCAGAAATGCTCGCTGCCGCCGGGCTTGATCATCCTTCGCAACTGTCGGCCAAGCATCTGGTTCGTCGCATGTCGGCGACCGAGATCAAGTTGTTCTCGCAGCTGCATGTGTTTCTGAAACCGGGGGAACTGCTTACCGGCGAAGTGAATGGCGAGTTCTATTCGCGGATGTGGCAGATGGCGCGGGCGGACAGTTTTGAGCCGCAGGAAGTGGTAGCGGCGTAA
- a CDS encoding amino acid permease, with product MPVGNPQPYGDTASGGPLKRELGERHIRLMALGACIGVGLFLGSAKAIEMAGPAIMLSYILGGLAILVIMRALGEMAVHNPVAGSFSRYAQDYLGPLAGFLTGWNYWFLWLVTCVAEITAVAVYMGIWFPDVPRWIWALAALISMGSINLIAVKAFGEFEFWFALIKIVTIIAMVIGGVGIIAFGFGNDGVALGISNLWAHGGFMPNGVTGVLMSLQMVMFAYLGVEMIGLTAGEAKNPQKTIPDAIGSVFWRILLFYVGALFVILSIYPWNEIGTQGSPFVMTFERLGIKTAAGIINFVVITAALSSCNGGIFSTGRMLYSLAQNGQAPAGFAKTSNNGVPRRALLLSIAVLLLGVVLNYLVPEKVFVWVTSIATFGAIWTWVMILLAQLKFRKGLSASERAGLKYKMWLYPVSSYFALAFLVLVVGLMAYFPDTRVALYVGPAFLVLLTVLFYVFKLQPTQVSQGSVRSVS from the coding sequence ATGCCAGTTGGCAATCCTCAGCCGTACGGCGACACCGCTTCGGGCGGTCCGCTCAAACGTGAACTCGGCGAACGGCATATCCGCCTGATGGCGCTCGGTGCCTGTATCGGCGTCGGTCTGTTTCTCGGTTCGGCCAAAGCCATCGAAATGGCCGGCCCGGCGATCATGCTGTCTTACATTCTTGGCGGTCTGGCGATCCTGGTGATCATGCGCGCGCTCGGCGAAATGGCCGTGCATAACCCGGTGGCCGGCTCGTTCAGCCGCTACGCGCAGGATTACCTCGGGCCGCTGGCCGGCTTTCTCACCGGCTGGAACTACTGGTTCCTGTGGCTGGTGACGTGTGTCGCGGAAATCACTGCGGTGGCGGTCTACATGGGCATCTGGTTCCCGGATGTGCCGCGCTGGATCTGGGCCCTGGCGGCGCTGATCAGCATGGGCTCGATCAACCTGATCGCGGTGAAAGCCTTCGGCGAATTCGAATTCTGGTTCGCCCTGATCAAGATCGTCACCATCATCGCCATGGTCATCGGCGGCGTCGGCATCATCGCCTTCGGTTTCGGCAACGACGGTGTGGCACTGGGCATCTCCAACCTGTGGGCCCACGGCGGTTTCATGCCCAACGGCGTAACCGGCGTGCTGATGTCGCTGCAAATGGTCATGTTCGCCTACCTCGGCGTGGAAATGATCGGCCTGACCGCCGGTGAAGCGAAGAATCCGCAAAAGACCATTCCCGACGCGATCGGCTCGGTGTTCTGGCGGATCCTGCTGTTCTACGTCGGTGCGCTGTTCGTCATCCTGTCGATCTACCCGTGGAATGAAATCGGCACCCAGGGCAGCCCGTTCGTGATGACCTTCGAGCGTCTGGGCATCAAGACCGCGGCTGGCATCATCAACTTCGTGGTGATTACGGCGGCGCTGTCGTCATGCAATGGCGGCATCTTCAGCACCGGCCGCATGCTCTACAGCCTGGCGCAGAACGGCCAGGCCCCGGCCGGTTTCGCCAAGACCTCGAACAACGGCGTGCCGCGCCGCGCGTTGTTGCTGTCGATTGCGGTGTTGCTGTTGGGTGTAGTGCTCAACTATCTGGTGCCGGAAAAAGTCTTCGTCTGGGTCACCTCGATCGCGACCTTCGGTGCGATCTGGACCTGGGTGATGATCCTGCTGGCGCAACTGAAATTTCGCAAAGGCCTGAGCGCCAGCGAACGTGCCGGCCTCAAGTACAAGATGTGGCTGTACCCGGTCAGTTCGTATTTCGCCCTGGCGTTTCTGGTGTTGGTGGTCGGCCTGATGGCGTACTTCCCCGACACCCGCGTGGCACTGTATGTCGGGCCGGCGTTTCTGGTGTTGCTGACGGTGTTGTTTTACGTGTTCAAGTTGCAGCCGACGCAAGTGTCGCAAGGTTCGGTGCGTTCGGTTTCTTGA
- a CDS encoding transposase has translation MPVRPNSHRLRQGRFSENGRAYFITSVIHERQPVFADWQAGRLLVAELRRAHEQGVAQSIAWVVMPDHFHWLMQLQRGSLGEVIGGVKARCTHAVNRKTGRHGPLWQTGYHDRAIRDGEDLEPFARYIINNSLRAGLVDNLGDYPLWDACWL, from the coding sequence CTGCCAGTCCGTCCCAACTCCCACCGTCTGCGCCAAGGTCGTTTCTCGGAAAACGGTCGTGCCTACTTCATCACCTCAGTCATCCACGAACGCCAGCCCGTATTTGCAGATTGGCAGGCCGGCCGATTACTGGTTGCCGAACTGCGCCGGGCTCATGAGCAAGGAGTCGCGCAATCCATCGCCTGGGTTGTCATGCCTGACCACTTTCATTGGCTGATGCAATTGCAACGCGGCTCACTTGGTGAAGTCATTGGCGGTGTAAAGGCTCGCTGTACGCATGCGGTTAACAGAAAAACCGGACGTCACGGACCGCTGTGGCAAACCGGCTACCACGACCGTGCGATCCGTGACGGCGAGGACCTGGAGCCCTTCGCCCGCTACATCATCAATAATTCCTTGCGAGCCGGGCTGGTCGATAACCTCGGTGACTACCCGCTTTGGGATGCCTGCTGGCTCTGA